In one window of Sphingomonas glaciei DNA:
- a CDS encoding 23S rRNA (pseudouridine(1915)-N(3))-methyltransferase RlmH → MLLHIIARGKIGRSPEAELVERYLKRLSWPYRMTELPDRGGTMPPPLSPSITVLLDERGKALASSELAAKLDKWRDRGVRECRFLLGAADGHDEGERASADLLLSFGAATWPHLLARAMLAEQLYRATSWLAGHPYHRQG, encoded by the coding sequence ATGCTCCTCCACATCATCGCCCGCGGCAAGATCGGGCGCTCGCCCGAGGCCGAGCTGGTCGAGCGCTATCTCAAGCGATTGAGCTGGCCCTACCGGATGACCGAACTCCCAGACCGTGGCGGGACGATGCCGCCGCCGCTCAGCCCGTCGATCACCGTCCTGCTGGACGAACGCGGCAAGGCGCTGGCGTCGAGCGAGTTGGCCGCCAAACTCGACAAGTGGCGCGACCGGGGCGTGCGCGAATGCCGGTTCCTGCTTGGGGCCGCTGACGGCCATGACGAAGGCGAACGGGCGAGCGCCGACCTGTTGCTGAGCTTCGGCGCGGCGACCTGGCCGCACCTGCTGGCCCGGGCGATGCTGGCCGAGCAATTGTACCGCGCTACCAGCTGGCTTGCGGGCCATCCCTATCACCGGCAAGGCTGA
- a CDS encoding murein hydrolase activator EnvC family protein has product MRRLLLLALAPLLVSAADPVRVAEQEAAAAAAEQTRLEAAAAEARDAASKAAAQRAAEAQAMLAADTRIALAEAQLAALDRRRAILDARLAEARRPATALLAGLAEAGRRPAWLMLATAGGAEQQVRLTALVRALGPEVEKRTAALRSEAEALTATADAQRALRAKLGEERKAAAEAQQRFAARESEALASAQARDSEAFEAGDTVIDRSERLAMLTSEAARRQAARSLAAALSRLPAAEPRPVPADERADKRPFAWIVPAGGQVTSGMGELAGNGVRSRGVTFAASRGTQVVAPADGRIAFAGPFRRREGVVIIDHGEGWATLLTEVRPAVRVGDRVARGQAIGRALAPVTAELFRGGRAEPASQIASSR; this is encoded by the coding sequence ATGCGCCGCTTGCTGCTCCTCGCCCTCGCTCCGCTGCTGGTTTCCGCGGCCGACCCGGTGCGGGTAGCCGAGCAGGAAGCGGCGGCGGCGGCGGCCGAGCAGACCCGGCTCGAAGCCGCCGCGGCAGAGGCACGTGATGCCGCAAGCAAGGCGGCGGCGCAGCGCGCGGCCGAGGCACAGGCGATGCTCGCCGCCGACACCCGCATCGCGCTGGCCGAAGCGCAGCTGGCGGCGCTCGATCGGCGGCGGGCCATCCTCGACGCCCGGCTGGCGGAAGCACGCCGCCCGGCGACCGCATTGCTGGCGGGGCTGGCCGAGGCGGGCAGGCGTCCGGCCTGGCTGATGCTGGCGACCGCCGGCGGCGCCGAACAGCAGGTACGCCTGACCGCGCTGGTCCGGGCGCTCGGGCCGGAGGTCGAGAAGCGAACCGCCGCCTTGCGCAGCGAGGCCGAGGCGCTGACGGCGACTGCCGATGCCCAGCGCGCATTGCGGGCCAAGCTGGGGGAGGAGCGCAAGGCGGCGGCCGAGGCGCAGCAACGCTTCGCTGCGCGCGAGAGCGAAGCGCTGGCCTCGGCCCAGGCTCGCGACTCTGAAGCCTTCGAAGCCGGTGACACGGTGATCGACCGTAGCGAGCGGTTAGCGATGCTGACGAGTGAGGCGGCGCGCCGTCAGGCCGCGCGCTCGCTCGCCGCCGCGCTATCGCGGCTTCCCGCAGCCGAGCCGCGGCCGGTGCCAGCCGACGAGCGGGCGGACAAGCGCCCGTTCGCCTGGATCGTCCCGGCCGGCGGGCAAGTCACCAGCGGGATGGGCGAGCTTGCCGGCAACGGCGTCCGGTCGCGCGGCGTCACCTTCGCTGCTTCGCGCGGGACGCAGGTAGTGGCGCCGGCCGACGGCCGGATCGCCTTCGCCGGGCCGTTTCGCCGCCGCGAGGGGGTCGTGATCATCGACCACGGCGAGGGCTGGGCGACCCTGCTGACCGAAGTCCGTCCGGCGGTTCGAGTCGGCGATCGGGTCGCTCGCGGGCAGGCGATCGGGCGCGCGCTGGCGCCGGTTACCGCCGAACTTTTCCGCGGCGGCCGGGCCGAGCCCGCCTCGCAGATCGCCTCATCTCGCTAG
- a CDS encoding S41 family peptidase codes for MIRKLLPPLALVGALALVPLAASTQAAADTETYKELETFMGVFERVRANYVDKTDDHKLIKGAIDGMLASLDPHSSYLEASDFRQLRTTTDGNYGGLGLSVTQEDGTVKVISPTEDTPADRAGIKAGDYITHLDGELLYGLDLDEAVEKMRGPPGSPIKITIVRPGRDKPFDVTLRRERIELKPVKWELKDGIGVLNINSFSANVGEQVASALTAMDKAAGGKPLGYVIDLRSNPGGLLDQAVSVSDAFLERGEIVSERGRAKDDIERFYARPGDLTGGRPIVVLVDAGSASAAEIVAGALQDHRRAIVMGERSFGKGSVQTVIQLDQESALRLTTARYFTPSGRSVQAGGIDPDIVVPQLSDPDYKDRPTIREADLRRHLVAQNKIDDKLLEKDDAVDPRFTATAAELEKKGVKDFQLDYAVKSLKRLAAGPGGAAPKAR; via the coding sequence ATGATCCGCAAGCTCCTCCCCCCGCTGGCCCTCGTCGGGGCGCTGGCCCTGGTTCCTCTCGCTGCCTCGACCCAGGCGGCGGCCGATACCGAGACCTACAAGGAACTCGAAACCTTCATGGGGGTGTTCGAGCGGGTGCGCGCGAATTACGTCGACAAGACCGACGATCACAAGCTGATCAAGGGCGCGATCGACGGCATGCTGGCCAGCCTCGATCCGCACAGCTCATACCTCGAAGCGTCGGATTTCCGCCAGTTGCGGACCACCACCGACGGCAATTACGGCGGCCTCGGCCTGTCTGTCACGCAGGAGGACGGGACGGTCAAGGTGATCAGCCCGACCGAGGACACGCCGGCCGACCGTGCCGGGATCAAGGCCGGCGATTACATCACCCATCTCGACGGCGAACTGCTCTACGGCCTCGACCTCGACGAAGCGGTGGAGAAGATGCGGGGGCCTCCGGGGAGCCCGATCAAGATCACCATCGTCCGCCCCGGCCGTGACAAGCCGTTCGACGTGACGCTTCGCCGTGAGCGGATCGAGCTGAAGCCGGTCAAGTGGGAGCTGAAGGACGGCATCGGCGTCCTCAACATCAACAGCTTCTCGGCCAATGTCGGCGAGCAGGTCGCCTCGGCGCTCACCGCGATGGACAAAGCCGCGGGCGGCAAGCCGCTCGGCTATGTCATCGACCTGCGCTCCAACCCGGGCGGGCTGCTCGACCAGGCGGTGTCGGTCAGCGACGCCTTCCTGGAACGCGGCGAGATCGTGTCCGAGCGCGGCCGGGCCAAGGACGATATCGAGCGCTTCTACGCGCGGCCGGGCGACCTTACCGGTGGTCGCCCGATCGTGGTGCTGGTCGATGCCGGCTCGGCCAGCGCGGCGGAGATCGTCGCGGGCGCGCTGCAGGACCATCGCCGGGCGATCGTCATGGGCGAGCGCAGCTTCGGCAAGGGCTCGGTCCAGACGGTCATTCAGCTCGACCAGGAAAGCGCGCTGCGGCTCACCACCGCGCGTTATTTCACGCCGTCGGGCCGTTCGGTTCAGGCCGGCGGGATCGATCCCGACATCGTCGTGCCGCAGCTGAGTGATCCCGACTACAAGGATCGCCCGACGATTCGCGAGGCGGACCTTCGCAGACACCTCGTCGCGCAGAACAAGATCGACGATAAATTGCTCGAAAAGGATGACGCGGTTGATCCGCGCTTCACCGCCACTGCCGCCGAACTCGAGAAGAAGGGGGTCAAGGACTTCCAGCTCGACTATGCGGTCAAGTCGCTGAAGCGGCTCGCGGCCGGCCCGGGCGGAGCGGCGCCCAAGGCGCGCTGA
- a CDS encoding disulfide bond formation protein B, with translation MDARTGDLAAVRGGSLRFSQWLAMAVPGSLLLGALGSQHLGGLNPCEMCLWQRWPHLAAIVLAGLSLVIPRLARPLTLLAALAIAVSGAIGLFHAGVEQGWWEGLTTCSSVATGATPDELLKSIMATPLIRCDQIAWSFLGLSLAAWNAVISLFSAGAILWLMHKR, from the coding sequence ATGGACGCTCGGACCGGGGATCTGGCGGCTGTGCGCGGGGGCTCGCTGCGGTTTTCGCAATGGCTTGCCATGGCGGTCCCCGGCAGTTTGTTGCTGGGCGCGCTCGGTTCGCAGCATCTCGGTGGCCTTAACCCTTGCGAGATGTGCCTGTGGCAACGCTGGCCGCACCTTGCCGCGATCGTGCTGGCCGGATTGTCGCTCGTCATTCCTCGCCTCGCCAGACCGCTGACGCTGCTGGCAGCGCTCGCGATCGCGGTGTCGGGAGCGATCGGCCTGTTCCATGCTGGGGTCGAGCAGGGCTGGTGGGAAGGCCTCACCACCTGTTCAAGCGTGGCGACCGGCGCGACTCCCGACGAACTGCTCAAGTCGATCATGGCGACGCCGCTGATCCGGTGCGACCAGATCGCCTGGTCGTTCCTCGGCCTGTCGCTGGCCGCCTGGAACGCCGTCATTTCCCTCTTCTCCGCCGGAGCTATCCTATGGCTGATGCACAAGCGCTGA
- a CDS encoding demethoxyubiquinone hydroxylase family protein, with product MADAQALTSSWKPGDRAPDLHSMLRVDHAGEYGATRIYAGQLAVLRGSSRAAHLVTHMAAQEDAHLARFNQLLAERKVRPTLLQPLWHIGGFALGAATALLSEKAAMACTDAVETEIDLHYEEQLRELGDSDPELSADILKFQAEELEHRETAREHGALETPGYPLLSFAIRSICKVAIAASKRI from the coding sequence ATGGCTGATGCACAAGCGCTGACGTCCAGCTGGAAGCCGGGCGACCGTGCGCCCGACCTCCATTCGATGCTGCGCGTCGATCATGCCGGCGAATATGGCGCGACCCGCATCTATGCCGGGCAGCTGGCGGTGCTGCGCGGTTCCTCGCGCGCGGCGCACCTCGTTACCCATATGGCTGCGCAGGAGGATGCGCACCTGGCGCGGTTCAATCAGCTGCTGGCCGAGCGCAAGGTGCGCCCGACGCTGCTTCAGCCGCTTTGGCACATCGGCGGTTTCGCGCTCGGCGCGGCGACCGCCCTGCTCAGCGAAAAGGCAGCCATGGCCTGCACCGATGCGGTCGAGACCGAGATCGACCTCCATTATGAGGAACAGCTGCGGGAGCTTGGCGACAGCGATCCCGAGCTGTCGGCCGACATCCTCAAGTTCCAGGCCGAGGAGCTTGAGCATCGCGAGACCGCGCGCGAGCATGGCGCGCTGGAAACCCCCGGCTATCCGCTGCTGAGCTTTGCCATTCGCTCCATCTGCAAGGTCGCAATCGCGGCGTCCAAGCGGATTTGA
- a CDS encoding DUF1206 domain-containing protein: protein MRTDPSGALTTFTRLGFAARGLLYLTIGFLILRTGRTEDTSGALSVLAEGGGRTLLYVMIAGFLAYGLWRLSDAAFNIERHEEGKKGLAERGGAAASGIVHLFLAWQAIRLVQHAGSGGSSGGSGTQEGAQTALQLPGGQLMLVVAGLVLLIVGAVQLKKAWKAEFLKHLEPSVAHQPWARYTGQGGYAARGLVFLISGAFLTAAGFKEQAGEAGGMEEALTWLTSPWDSIVAVGLILFGLYSLIEARFRVINDVPVDGLASKARSKLPI from the coding sequence ATGCGCACCGACCCGAGCGGAGCTCTCACCACTTTCACCCGCCTTGGCTTTGCGGCGCGCGGGTTGCTTTACCTGACCATCGGATTCCTGATCCTTCGTACCGGACGGACCGAGGATACCAGCGGTGCCCTGTCGGTGCTGGCCGAGGGCGGCGGTCGGACGCTCCTTTACGTGATGATCGCCGGCTTCCTTGCTTACGGTCTGTGGCGCCTGTCCGACGCGGCGTTCAACATCGAGAGGCACGAAGAGGGCAAGAAGGGCTTGGCCGAGCGCGGCGGTGCGGCGGCCAGCGGAATCGTCCACCTCTTCCTCGCCTGGCAAGCGATCCGCCTCGTCCAGCATGCCGGCTCGGGCGGCAGCAGCGGCGGCAGCGGAACGCAGGAAGGCGCCCAGACCGCGCTCCAGCTCCCGGGAGGCCAGTTGATGCTGGTGGTCGCGGGTCTGGTCCTGCTGATCGTCGGCGCGGTCCAGCTGAAAAAGGCGTGGAAGGCCGAATTCCTCAAGCATCTCGAACCGAGCGTCGCCCATCAGCCTTGGGCGCGCTATACCGGGCAGGGCGGCTACGCCGCGCGCGGGCTGGTGTTCCTGATCAGCGGCGCCTTCCTGACCGCGGCGGGCTTCAAGGAGCAGGCGGGCGAAGCTGGCGGGATGGAAGAAGCGCTGACCTGGCTGACCTCGCCGTGGGATTCGATCGTCGCCGTCGGACTGATCCTGTTCGGCCTTTACAGTCTGATCGAGGCCCGCTTCCGGGTCATCAACGACGTTCCCGTCGACGGCCTTGCCAGCAAGGCGCGATCCAAGCTTCCGATCTGA
- a CDS encoding putative DNA modification/repair radical SAM protein, giving the protein MAQLDTREKLAILADAAKYDASCASSGTSKRNSVGGKGIGSTEGMGICHAYAPDGRCISLLKILLTNSCIFDCHYCINRKSSNVRRARFTAQEVVNLTLAFYKRNYIEGLFLSSGIIASSNYTMEQLVEVARSLREDHDFRGYIHLKTIPDADPELVRLAGLYADRISINVELPTTQGLKRLAPEKSEPQIEGAMLGMKGAIEDGKDARKKYKSAPNFAPAGQSTQMIVGADAATDADIVGKASTLYNRFSLRRVYYSAFSPIPDASAVLPLQRPPLMREHRLYQSDWLMRFYGFKADEVVSAADVTGMLPLDIDPKLAWALKYREYFPVDVNKASREQLLRVPGLGTKAVERILRSRRFRTFTLDDVARLTVSIAKMRPFIVTSDWRPTLLTDKADLKRWIKPEKHQLELFAA; this is encoded by the coding sequence ATGGCGCAGCTCGACACCCGCGAGAAGTTGGCGATCCTCGCGGATGCCGCCAAATATGACGCGAGCTGCGCTTCGTCGGGCACGTCCAAGCGCAACAGTGTCGGCGGGAAGGGGATCGGGTCGACCGAGGGCATGGGCATCTGCCACGCCTATGCCCCCGACGGCCGCTGCATCTCGCTATTGAAGATCCTGCTGACCAACAGCTGCATCTTCGACTGCCATTATTGCATCAATCGCAAGAGCTCGAACGTCCGACGGGCGCGGTTCACGGCGCAGGAAGTCGTCAATCTCACGCTCGCCTTCTACAAGCGCAATTATATCGAGGGGCTGTTCCTCTCCTCGGGCATCATCGCCTCGTCCAACTACACGATGGAGCAATTGGTCGAGGTCGCGCGGTCGCTGCGCGAGGACCATGACTTCCGCGGTTACATCCACCTCAAGACCATCCCCGACGCCGATCCCGAGCTGGTGCGGCTGGCTGGGCTCTATGCCGACCGTATCTCGATCAATGTCGAACTGCCGACCACGCAGGGGCTGAAGCGCCTCGCGCCCGAGAAGAGCGAGCCGCAGATCGAAGGCGCGATGCTCGGCATGAAGGGCGCGATCGAGGACGGCAAGGACGCGCGCAAGAAGTACAAGTCGGCGCCCAATTTCGCGCCCGCCGGCCAGTCGACGCAAATGATCGTCGGCGCCGATGCCGCAACCGATGCGGATATCGTCGGCAAGGCCAGCACGCTCTACAACCGCTTCAGCCTGCGGCGGGTCTATTACTCGGCCTTCTCGCCCATCCCCGATGCCAGCGCGGTGCTGCCGCTGCAGCGCCCGCCGCTGATGCGCGAGCACCGGCTCTACCAATCGGACTGGCTGATGCGCTTCTACGGCTTCAAGGCCGACGAGGTGGTCAGCGCCGCCGACGTCACGGGCATGTTGCCGCTCGATATCGATCCCAAGCTCGCCTGGGCGCTCAAGTATCGCGAATATTTTCCGGTCGACGTCAACAAGGCCAGCCGGGAGCAGTTGCTGCGTGTGCCGGGGCTCGGGACCAAGGCGGTCGAGCGGATCCTTCGCTCGCGCCGGTTCCGCACCTTCACCCTCGACGACGTCGCGCGGCTGACGGTCAGTATTGCCAAGATGCGCCCGTTCATCGTCACCAGCGACTGGCGTCCGACGTTGCTGACCGACAAGGCCGACCTCAAGCGCTGGATCAAGCCCGAGAAGCACCAGCTCGAGCTGTTCGCCGCCTGA
- a CDS encoding UdgX family uracil-DNA binding protein (This protein belongs to the uracil DNA glycosylase superfamily, members of which act in excision repair of DNA. However, it belongs more specifically to UdgX branch, whose founding member was found to bind uracil in DNA (where it does not belong), without cleaving it, appears to promote DNA repair by a pathway involving RecA, rather than base excision.), translating into MSDANGRFGNSADLFDCRLGPSGRAGVLLPDGPQIDPLKITLDQPDDFDGWRDAARELVMAGVPPMSVVWQVRGEDGELFGSEGAVPPPSGEPMFSVPKPFLDMAKAAICHSEPQRFALLYALLWKLKANRRVLDDRADPLVDRLEKLAKEVRRDAHKMHAFVRFREVEEGEGTRFVAFFEPDHHIVRREAGFFVRRFATMRWSILSPELSIHWDPDGETLSEGPGASRADAPDGDPLEETWRTYYSSIFNPARLKVKAMLKEMPRKYWHNMPETSLVAPLIAGARARELEMIERAHANLPKADVPVPGGNVEAAWAALREEAMGCTRCDLHRCATQTVFGEGPLNPRIFFVGEQPGDQEDLAGRPFVGPAGQLFDAALEKAGIDRSTTYVTNAVKHFKFVLRGKKRIHSKPDTAEIDACRWWQEQERALIRPPLTVALGATAARSLTGKTVTISKVRDAPLTLADGSECWVTVHPSFLLRIPEEQRRREERARFVEDLMRIRDRAAELA; encoded by the coding sequence ATGAGTGACGCCAACGGCCGCTTCGGCAACAGTGCCGATCTGTTCGACTGCCGGCTAGGGCCCAGTGGCCGGGCCGGCGTGCTGCTGCCCGACGGTCCGCAGATCGACCCGCTCAAGATCACCCTCGATCAGCCCGACGATTTCGATGGCTGGCGCGATGCGGCGCGCGAACTGGTGATGGCCGGCGTGCCCCCGATGAGCGTGGTGTGGCAGGTCCGCGGGGAGGACGGCGAGCTGTTCGGCAGCGAAGGCGCGGTGCCGCCGCCGTCGGGCGAGCCGATGTTCTCGGTGCCCAAGCCGTTTCTCGACATGGCGAAGGCCGCGATCTGCCATTCCGAGCCGCAGCGTTTCGCCTTGCTCTATGCGTTGCTGTGGAAATTGAAGGCCAATCGCCGAGTGCTGGACGATCGCGCCGATCCGCTGGTCGACCGGCTGGAGAAGCTCGCCAAGGAAGTGCGCCGCGACGCGCACAAGATGCATGCCTTCGTCCGCTTCCGTGAAGTGGAGGAGGGGGAGGGCACCCGCTTCGTCGCCTTCTTCGAGCCCGACCATCATATCGTTCGGCGCGAGGCCGGGTTCTTCGTCCGCCGCTTCGCCACCATGCGCTGGTCGATCCTCAGCCCCGAACTGTCGATCCACTGGGATCCGGACGGCGAAACGCTGAGCGAAGGGCCGGGGGCAAGCCGCGCCGACGCGCCCGATGGCGATCCGCTCGAGGAGACCTGGCGGACTTACTATTCCAGCATCTTCAATCCCGCGCGTCTCAAGGTGAAGGCGATGCTGAAGGAGATGCCGCGGAAATATTGGCACAACATGCCGGAAACCTCGCTGGTCGCGCCGCTGATCGCGGGGGCCCGGGCACGGGAGCTGGAAATGATCGAACGTGCGCACGCCAATCTGCCCAAGGCCGACGTGCCCGTTCCCGGCGGGAACGTCGAGGCGGCATGGGCGGCACTGCGGGAAGAGGCGATGGGCTGCACCCGCTGCGACCTCCACCGCTGCGCGACCCAAACGGTGTTCGGCGAAGGGCCGCTCAACCCGCGCATCTTCTTCGTCGGCGAGCAGCCGGGCGACCAGGAGGATCTGGCCGGACGTCCGTTCGTGGGCCCCGCCGGGCAATTGTTCGACGCCGCGCTGGAAAAGGCCGGGATCGACCGCTCGACCACCTACGTCACCAATGCGGTCAAGCATTTCAAGTTCGTGCTGCGTGGCAAAAAGCGGATCCACTCCAAGCCCGACACCGCCGAGATCGACGCCTGCCGCTGGTGGCAGGAGCAGGAGCGCGCGCTGATCCGGCCGCCGCTGACGGTGGCACTGGGTGCGACCGCCGCGCGCTCGCTGACCGGCAAGACGGTGACCATCTCAAAGGTCCGCGACGCGCCGCTGACGCTGGCCGACGGCAGCGAATGCTGGGTGACGGTCCACCCCAGCTTCCTCCTCCGAATCCCCGAGGAACAGCGTCGCCGGGAGGAGCGGGCGCGGTTCGTCGAGGATCTGATGCGGATCAGGGACCGCGCCGCGGAGCTCGCCTAG
- a CDS encoding TonB-dependent receptor, with protein MRCLQRALAGATLVLVPGTAALAADADATAAEQDAAQVIVVTGSREEYGVKSTITGTKTVTALRNIPQAISIVSEAQIEDQSLRSVADLLMFVPGATPGTGEANRDQLTLRGNNTTADFFVDGLRDDAQYFRDFYNLDRVEVLKGPNAMIFGRGGGGGVINRVTKRAGLLDDRQFIISHDSEGGTRLTTDDNVRLAGALGLRVNGVWEHGDSFRDFTKIKRYGINPTLGWQPGSDTRVDLSYEYFHDRRTTDRGIPSLGRRPLEGFDAGFFGDPANSVSDADVQIATLGVEQKFGDNLLLRHRSQFADYDKFYANLFPNSAVSATGTVAIGAYNSRNDRRNLISQTDLVWDGSLAGIDQTWLFGFEVGRQTSRNQRLSGRFLDANGSSVTLANPTVERRIEFFRAASDADNRTRATVAAAYAQTQLKPAEWIELVAGLRFDRFRLSVDDERTNVPTFARTDQLVSPRLGLVVKPNKNLSFYTSYSRSYLPQSGDQFGGLTQTSAALKPEQFDNVEAGAKWELLDGLLATAAVYQLDRRNTQAPNPIVGLPNLLTGATRTRGLELGVERSVAARLQVSAGYALQDSEIRRTTSAAPAGRKVPLVPRHSFSLWTKYQANKAFGAGLGLLARSKSFASLSNTATVLPGYARLDGALYYKLMPGIEAQLNVENLTDRDYFPTAHNDNNIAPGAPRNARLSLKAEF; from the coding sequence GTGCGTTGCCTCCAACGCGCCCTTGCTGGCGCCACCCTCGTCCTCGTCCCCGGCACCGCCGCCCTTGCCGCCGACGCCGACGCGACCGCTGCCGAACAGGACGCCGCGCAAGTCATCGTGGTGACCGGCAGCCGCGAGGAATATGGGGTGAAGTCGACGATCACGGGTACCAAGACCGTGACCGCGCTGCGCAATATCCCGCAAGCGATCTCGATCGTGTCCGAAGCGCAGATCGAGGACCAGTCACTGCGCTCGGTCGCCGACCTGCTGATGTTCGTGCCCGGCGCCACCCCCGGCACCGGCGAGGCCAATCGCGACCAGCTGACCCTGCGCGGCAACAACACCACCGCCGACTTCTTCGTCGACGGCCTGCGCGATGACGCGCAATATTTTCGCGACTTCTACAATCTCGACCGGGTCGAGGTGCTGAAGGGCCCCAATGCGATGATCTTCGGCCGCGGCGGCGGCGGCGGGGTGATAAACCGCGTCACCAAGCGCGCGGGCCTGCTCGACGACCGGCAATTCATCATCAGCCACGACAGCGAGGGCGGGACCCGCCTGACCACCGACGACAATGTGCGGCTGGCGGGCGCGCTGGGACTGCGGGTCAACGGCGTGTGGGAGCATGGCGACAGCTTCCGCGACTTCACGAAGATCAAGCGCTACGGTATCAACCCGACGCTCGGCTGGCAGCCCGGCAGCGACACCCGCGTCGACCTCTCCTACGAATATTTCCACGACCGCCGCACCACCGACCGCGGCATCCCGTCGCTTGGCCGTCGCCCACTCGAAGGCTTCGACGCGGGGTTCTTCGGCGATCCCGCCAACAGCGTCAGCGATGCCGATGTGCAGATCGCGACGCTGGGCGTCGAGCAGAAGTTCGGCGACAATCTGCTGCTCCGCCATCGTTCGCAATTCGCCGACTACGACAAATTCTATGCCAACCTCTTCCCGAACAGCGCCGTCAGCGCGACCGGCACGGTGGCGATCGGCGCCTACAACAGTCGCAACGATCGCCGGAATCTGATCAGCCAGACCGACCTGGTGTGGGACGGCAGCCTGGCCGGGATCGATCAGACCTGGCTGTTCGGCTTCGAGGTCGGGCGCCAGACCAGCCGCAACCAGCGCCTGTCCGGCCGTTTCCTCGATGCCAATGGCTCCTCCGTCACCCTCGCCAACCCGACCGTCGAACGCCGGATCGAATTCTTCCGCGCCGCCAGTGATGCCGACAATCGCACCCGCGCCACCGTCGCCGCCGCCTATGCCCAGACCCAGCTCAAGCCCGCCGAGTGGATCGAGCTGGTCGCCGGGCTCCGGTTCGACCGCTTCCGCCTGTCGGTCGATGACGAACGCACCAATGTGCCGACCTTCGCCCGCACCGACCAGCTGGTCTCGCCGCGACTTGGTCTGGTGGTGAAGCCCAACAAGAACCTCAGCTTTTACACCAGCTATTCGCGCTCCTACCTGCCCCAGTCGGGCGACCAGTTCGGCGGACTGACCCAGACCAGCGCGGCGCTGAAGCCCGAACAGTTCGACAATGTCGAAGCCGGCGCCAAGTGGGAGCTGCTCGACGGCCTGCTCGCCACCGCCGCGGTCTACCAGCTCGACCGCAGGAACACGCAGGCGCCCAATCCGATCGTTGGCCTGCCCAACCTTCTCACCGGCGCGACCCGCACCCGCGGGCTGGAGCTCGGGGTCGAGCGGAGCGTCGCCGCGCGGCTGCAGGTTTCGGCCGGCTATGCGCTTCAGGACAGCGAAATCCGCCGCACGACCAGCGCCGCCCCGGCGGGGCGGAAGGTGCCGCTGGTACCGCGGCACAGCTTCTCGCTGTGGACCAAGTATCAGGCAAACAAAGCGTTCGGCGCGGGGCTCGGCCTGCTCGCCCGGTCGAAGAGCTTCGCCTCCCTGTCCAACACCGCCACGGTGCTGCCCGGCTACGCCCGGCTCGACGGCGCGCTTTACTACAAGCTGATGCCGGGCATCGAGGCCCAGTTGAACGTCGAGAACCTCACCGACCGCGACTATTTCCCGACCGCGCACAACGACAACAACATCGCGCCCGGCGCCCCGCGCAACGCCCGGCTGAGCCTCAAGGCAGAGTTCTAG